In Lactuca sativa cultivar Salinas chromosome 5, Lsat_Salinas_v11, whole genome shotgun sequence, the DNA window aCAAATAGAATCTCTGTTTTGATGGTGGATCTAATTATTTGAGCAGACTCATCGCCATGGTGGAGATAGGAGCCCAAGTCGAAGCAGATCTGGTTCTCGTTCACCATcggtatatttatatatatatatattttttctaaaaagaataaaataaaattgatgaaggGTGTACTCAATACAATTATTGAATTATGGCAGGTGAGATCTGATTAGAAGTCAAAAGGTGCAGGAgaagatgcttgaagatgaaATGATGATGTGGCGTTATTTTGTGTTTTTAGTAGCAAAATTAAAAGATGTAAACGTAATTAAACTTTATGTGGCTTGCTTTGTGTGACGTGTTTTGTATCATGACAATCTACTATGTTACTAAAAGCATCTTGTGTATCATGAAACCTGATAAGGCAATCAAGATCGGATTTAATCGGAGTTGAATggaaataatataaaattaaaatatcatTTAATTCCTACCACAAAaagaaaacttcaaaaaaaaaatgttttcttgATTTTCACAAGTGAATTTTACTGTCATAAGATCATACATTTGAAATTACCAGTATTTAGTTTTACTATGAGTTTTCTTTTAATGTTTTCTTGTGTACTTATGTAGATCAACTCTACAAAATTACTCTTTTGCTTTGAAAATGGTTTTTCAACATTCCTGTGTGAAAATGATGCACATTTTTAAGAAAACAATGTCTTTCTGGATTTTTGCAACTATAAGTTTAGTTAAAAAGACCTCATTTTACCATATAAACATTCTATTTAGTTTTTAAAGTATTTTTATTGGTTGAAATtacattgtttttcaaaaaactatttataaatAGTCAATTATAGATTGATTTTTTATAAACGTATCAACAAGGTGaaaaaaactatttataaatAGTCAATTATAGATTGATTTTTTATAAACGTATCAACAAGGTCAAGGTGGCTAAAAGTAGGCATCCGTTTATAATTATTTTTCTTCAAAACTTTGGCGATTTTATAGGGCAAACATCAATTTTGCAGGTTTGACCTGCCAAATTAATGACTTATTTCAGCATTGGTTTAATTTTTCACTTAAATCTTAAAAAAATGCTTACTAGGATTAACCAAATTTATCTTAACATAAATCTTTTTAAATTAAGTGAACCACAGATTCAATTAACCAttcgtaatttttttttaaagaaaaagctaaattttgttttctagtgtaatatttattgttttattgaaaattaaaatataatataatatcatACATCAATAATGATTTAAAATTTTGATCACCTTAATTttaataaacaatttgaaaagatTGATAGATTTTATTGTAATCTCTTATAGAGTTGTAAAAGAAATTGTATAAGTGGAATATTtaatttgataatatatttaaattttagaaattagAATGTTCAATAGATTTGACTTTGGAGTGTGGAGATGGCAAGGAAGGGGCAATTTGTATGCTATTTGGAACATCAGGGGGTGTTTTGTAATAGTCGTAATCTTCCCCAAACCAGCAAAAAGGAATTGCATAGCTTGAAAATTGTAATTAACACCTAAACTGGAACATGGTGGCATTAACCATATTTGATTATTAGTTCAAAGTTTGATTGGAACTTTGTTGAAGGAGCAACCATCATCAGACAAGAAGCAATTTATTACATACATCAAGTTGTTGACGCCTAAATTGGAACCCAAAAAGCAACAAACTTTCAAGAAACATATACAAAGGGCAACTAAATTTCTACTTGTGAAGCTCAAAGACCTTCAATTGTATATAATTTGTTTGCATATATAGTAAACTTGAAATCTGTATTACTAAAATCCCAATACTTGTATGTGAACATGTGTTTATCGatatatatgtaaacatattagGAGATAGGGTCTTCACATATGTGGACTTTTCCACATATGGTAGTCCCACTGAGGTCAATCTCAATATTTTTTGTCCCAGTAAATAAAGTCCAAGTTGAATGCATGCTAAACATGTAAGAAATGGGCATGTTTGGGAGTTGAGATGAGAATGATGCCTTACATTGATGTGTgggcaaaaaaaaaacattgagaATCCTCTTGAATTTACAGAAATTTCTTTTTAAACtaataacataataaaaaaagaaaaaagaaaagttgAGGCAAAAAGCTGGAAACTTGTACCAACCAAAGAGTCAACATACACATCTTTAAGTTGATATGATGGGAGGTGGAGGATTATCCAATCAAAAACCTGAATAAATCAGTTAATGAAATGATGCCCTCAACTCGCTTGCTTCCTGCTTCCACTATAACAAGCCTCCTAACTCCTGCATTATAATTTATACCACCCATGCAACTAAATTAACATCAATAATTAATGCATCTCATTTATCCAAATTTAGTTTGTAATTGGTAGATTTTtgaaagtagaatgatgaaattgaaaagaaataaatgaaagtagatGAATATAAGTTGTGAGGTAAATAAATTACCAGGAATAGCGAGCCTATCCATAACTTTATGCAGTGGATCAGATCCCAAACACATGTGACATCTTTGTCCATTAAAAAACCCATATGATGCACTTGCTTCTTGAGTCAGTTGTAATGCCTGTGTACATTAATAGGATATTATAAATTACCAACATCatagtcatacatatatataaaacaaGCTTTCTATGACTATTATTGATGATCGGGATgagggcattcatgtcttttaCACACTGTCTGTCCCACATTGTTCCATGTTATGTCGTGTGTAAGTTACACAACAGAAAATGACAATAAAAGCTACCTGATGAATGCTGAGTTCATTAAGGTGAATCTGGGCATATGCTCTGTCTTTGGCCAAAGCAGTGATATCACTGTCAAATTCAAAtccccaaaaaaaaaacaatatttttaaatttttttaaaaaaaaatgcataTGTATATTATTACAGTGAAGTAAGTAGACTTTTAAATATTTACCTTCTGCAGTATATATCGAGCAACGAGTCATTCTCATCCACTATAGGAACTGCACTCACTTCAGCTGTTGTGGAAAATAAGTAGCAAATCATAAAAACCAACAACACAAACACAATATCATatgtatattttaattttaatcatATCATATTCACATTATAACATAagttattgtttttattaattaCCTTGAACCAGTAAAGACAAGGCATCACTAAGAGAAGCATTGGCTCTCAACATTGCAAACGGGCGACCATTTGATTCCCCGATCTTGGGGACCCACGTGCCCAAAGGAATCGAACAGATTGGTTGTTGAAGTATTGGCAAGGAGGCAGGCGAATGTTTAAAATGTCTGCAGATGCCTGGAAGAAATTGGTAGCTTGATTTTgttagaaaaaattaaaaaaatatatatatattaattggtGTCTCAAGTCTAAAGGGAAAAGTTTGTTTACATTTAAGAACTCCAGTTAAGGAAGCCAAATGTAGGAGCTGTGGGATTGAGCCATCCTGTGAGATGATTGGAATTGTAGCAACCTTGTTTTGTAACAGTTTCAAAGCAACATCTTTTAAAGAATCATGAGGCCCTGCCTGCATTGCATTAACACCACTCAAAAACCATTAAAACAACATAAAGATTGGTCTAAAATTACATAAATTAAAAGTTCACATTCCATCTGACTTAACAATGAATCAATCATTAGAATAGAAAAGAGAGTTACATCAATGAGACGTCTTGGATTCAATGGTCCATTAGTGTCAAATTTCCTTGTAAGCTGTAATTTTCCCTCTTTCCAGGCTGATATGGCATGGGTTTCAAGCTCCTCCTCAGTCAAATCAGAACCATGATTCCCCAGCTGGAATTTAGTACAAGTTCTTATTGCAATAACATACTTAAAATGGATATATCATGTAATCAAAACATTTTATCTAAAACAGTAACTGAATATGTCAGGAATTGCTATCTATACCTCTCTAAGAATCAAGATGAAGTCTAATGGACTCAGTATTCCAACAAATCGACCAACATTATGGTCCCAAAGAGGGGCAACCGAAATTCCCTGTCAATATTATATTATAAACCCACGTTAGTTAATGGAACTTTAAAGCAAATAAATTAATGAAGagtcacaaaaaaaaaaatgtagaCTATTAAGCCACCAATGGTGTTCATGTATAAATTATAAAACAAGGGAGAAGGGTTAGTTCCAGTTAAGCAGAACCAGCTTTAGTCAACACAATGGCAAGATGCTCTTTCCTTGATAAATATTAAGCACAGGTGTATTGGTAAAAAGTTTGAGTGTGGTATTAAAAAATTCTTATgaatatgtttatgtttatgtttatgtgttttactATGCTTTAACAAGGCTTGTTAGGCATATAACTAACTCACCATGAAACAAAGTTTAGGAGGCATGTAAAAGACCACATCTTGACCTCAAGCTTGTGTAAGCTACATAGAGTGGTCCGAAAAATTCTAATTACATCTCTAATAACCAATGGTGAAATGAGATTTCGTATAAttatttagattgctaagaagTAATGTTCTacacaaatgcaacaaaatatGCAATCACATTTTTGTAACAATATACAGTTTCCTTAGAAACAAGTGCATGCTCATGAAACACATGCAAAATGTGCAATGCTATCTTCAAGAGGAACTCGTGGAAAAAGTAGGTCTTTACTTTACACCAAACACAAGAAAAGTAAATGAGAAGGTATCAAGATATTGATGCTATAAACTGGATCCAACCCATGAAACATTAACTTCAAATTAGAATACACAGCTTGAAAAGTCACAAAGAGTATGTACATAACAAGAGAAATAACCCATGCAAAGTTACCTGTTCATAGAGAATATGGAAAGCTTGCTTAACAGGTAGGGAAACATCCAAAGCAACAACCTACAAAATACAAAGGGTGAAAAGAAACAAATAAGCATCATTATTCATTAACAATATGTGAAGATAATAGACATAAGAGAATTGTTCAAGCATCAAAcctttccagattctggaagcaaCTCATAGGCAGTATGTGTAGAAAGGAATACAGATATGCGATGGCGAGATAACTCCACATCAGCCTCAAGTATCTTTGGATTCGCATCCTGTAAAGTGTATGATAAGCATTGTAAGAAACATTGTGAAAAGAAATACATAGGGGCCACTGTTGACAAGTAGCTAATGAGAGAATTCACAAGAAGAAAGTTATAAAAAGATGATCTTACTGAGTGATGAAAGGGATCACCATCAATGTCCATACTATCTCCAGTAACACCAGGAGTTTCAGACACTGAAAACCTAGGGATCATATCAGATTCACTACCCACGAAGATTGTGCTCAATACAGCATCAAGGCCAGTTGTCCATTAATTTACCACCTCCATAACAAAGAAAATGAACTGCACAGAATTTGCAACATATATGAAAAGTGAAAACCTTAAAAGAATCATCAACTCATCATACGTTTTTGATGATGTAGTTTCTGTATACATAAACAAAGCATTAAACGTCTAGGAAAGACAGACAGTTGTATACTCCTTTGCACATTACAATAATCGAGTATATATGCATTGAAAGCACCAGAAAAAATTCACTATAGATTTTCAGCCAAACAAAACACTAGATGTTGGAAGTTTTTAAGCAGCGCCATTACAAAAGGTGAACTACACCTAGACTCTTGAAATCAAACGGGGCTTTTTCTTTTACTTTACAATTGATGTGCATCCTCAAATTGTTTCAGGGAAAAAAAAATGTGCAAACGACATTAACCATTGTAACGAGAATTACAAAAACCAGATCAATTTAGCAGCCTGACAAGTTttggcatcataaatcagaacGGAAGGAGTAATACCATTCATTATGAAATAATCTTCAATCGAGAATACAACCCATAAGATTATCCTTAGCCCTTAAACCCAATACGATTCAATCATTTAAAGAATAAACATTCAATTTGCTCGACAATCTCTAAACCCTCAAAAATGCCCTAAAATTTTCTCCTATGCCCCTCTATCGTTACCCGTTCTTTCTAAAATTACAAATTGGAAACCAAAGTAGCGACAAAATTCAGACAAAATTAGAAACGGAAATGGGTTTTCTAACCGAAAATGGACCGAAGACGACTGTATCCCGGAATCAGCAACAAGCTTGGCAGGATAGGGAAAGCAGGATTTTAAGCCGTATAATCCCGAACCATTTATCTGGTTTGGCGATCCAAGAGTTGGAAAGAAAGCAGGGAAATTTTGATATTGAGGAAGATGGGGATTTGTAGTCGAGTGAGAGAAACAGGTGAGAGTTACCTTTTGATTCAGGGGTCGAACGTTCCTTGGTCCATTTAACAGTGCTTTGGATAATAATTATTCTCTCCGTCCATGACCTAATCACCCTTTCTATGATTGGACGTAGTTATAGTTTTTCAATCAAACACAATGCTTATGTtgtacaacaaaaaaaaaatatacatatctaaaatacaaaaactataacatgtttttatgattttACTGAGCAACTCTTTCAACTTGGTTCTTATTTAAATCTTTATATTTTTTTGCTTAATCAAAAGTAGATAATTGGACTTATTATGTATTAAATTGAGAATCGTTTTCTTTAATAAGTAGATGTTTCTTATGCATGTTTCTGCActaatttatataatataatgtttgttttttctataaatttATACAACATATACAAATTATAAGACAATGTTTTCAACCATTAAATAGATTACAAATAAAATATAACATAAGTGGTCCATAATTGAAATATACTTGCACATATAAAGATATGAGCAAAGTCCACAAAAGTCGTTAAGTTTATACGAATATTCAATTTTCGCATTAGATTATTTTTCGACTAATATTGAACATATTGTTTTTCAATTTGTTATAATTCCGACTCAACCTGATTGCATGTTGGCTTGTCAATTTTGATGATATGACATGTTGATATTGTATGATGACGTGACATTTTTGGTGACATCATATTCTAGGTGTTgaaattgaagaaaaaaataaTGACTTTTGTGAAATTTTTGCAAAATGTAGTGACTTTTATGTAATTtggtataattatatattttccaAAATGTTTGAGGTTATTCTCTTTTTCCTTCTTGAAGTACATCCATGTGAAAGCGTATAAGCATAATTATTCAAGTGGTACATGAAAAAACCTAATGCATAAGCACAATAAGGGTGCTTATTGTAATTGTAGCTTCGTATACAACCTTATTTTTATAGTCTCACATAGATGACCATTGGCATGGTATCATTGTAATTGGTGACTTCTAGATTGTCTATCAGAGTAACAATTGAGTTAGCACTTGAAGGGCATATGATTGATCCTGTAACGCCCCGTTTTAAGAGAAATTATTTATGGACCCCCGAGATCatgagtaagggcgtttcggtcttttatgggcaatgggttttattcgagaaggtttcgggacggggtgtgttgctagaagcgtagggcttctcgccaccttttcgtggatataaagtccgtcggaaacggacttaaaataaaggagttatgacactttgaataTAGTGTCAATAATGGTCCCTGAAGGAAATATTTGACAAAGGGGTCTTAGGCATGCATGGAGTGCATGCATCTgattggctgggtacgcccagcgtaagctaggttacgcccagcgtagattGGGTAAGTGAATGCGGGTGTTGGgagcgtacgcccagtgtacaggatgtacgcccaacgtatgtccagtgtccagaaaccctaattttagggccagccactatataaggaacattatggtt includes these proteins:
- the LOC111890727 gene encoding sucrose nonfermenting 4-like protein is translated as MIPRFSVSETPGVTGDSMDIDGDPFHHSDANPKILEADVELSRHRISVFLSTHTAYELLPESGKVVALDVSLPVKQAFHILYEQGISVAPLWDHNVGRFVGILSPLDFILILRELGNHGSDLTEEELETHAISAWKEGKLQLTRKFDTNGPLNPRRLIDAGPHDSLKDVALKLLQNKVATIPIISQDGSIPQLLHLASLTGVLKCICRHFKHSPASLPILQQPICSIPLGTWVPKIGESNGRPFAMLRANASLSDALSLLVQAEVSAVPIVDENDSLLDIYCRSDITALAKDRAYAQIHLNELSIHQALQLTQEASASYGFFNGQRCHMCLGSDPLHKVMDRLAIPGVRRLVIVEAGSKRVEGIISLTDLFRFLIG